A window from Blastocatellia bacterium encodes these proteins:
- the purL gene encoding phosphoribosylformylglycinamidine synthase subunit PurL, with the protein MSGLTAEEYQRVTALLGREPNEVERGMFSALWSEHCSYKSSKIHLRRLPTTGPMVLQGPGENAGIIDVGDGWCLAFKIESHNHPSFIEPYQGAATGVGGILRDIFTMGARPIALLDSLRFGPLDDPRNRSLLRGVVKGIGDYGNCVGIPTVGGEVFFADCYSTNPLVNVMAIGLGRKDHIFLGRATGPGNTVIYVGAKTGRDGIHGAVMASAQFDRAHAANRPAVQIGDPFMEKLLLEACLEAIRTGAVVGIQDMGAAGLTCACAEMGARAGTGMEIYLDRVPQRDPAMTPYEILLSESQERMLLVVRSGREREVIETFARWGLEACEIGRVTPDGHLRVLHQGQIVADVPNRALVEDAPVYRRPMRRPSSIPELSDIPESPYSLDVTLRRLLASPNIASKEWIYSQYDHMVRTNTIVLPGADAAVLRIKETRKGIALTLDGNGRYCWLNPREGARLAVAEACRNLVVTGARPIACTNCLNFPSPEHPEVMWQFSEVIDGMAEACRAFETPITGGNVSFYNETEGRGIYPTPVIGMVGLIADIAPPSANNHGGLPRHVVTAGFKAEGDVIYLLGETRDHLGGSEYLAWIHGIVAGPVPTLDLELERRVQQACLEMIHANLLHSAHDCSDGGLAIALAESCFSSHKRPAIGAVLSLTTEGVRSPTSLLFSETPSRIVVTVAPGDTREVEKIANAYGIPYQRIGYVGGTRLHILIDGHVAIDDPVQELELIWRTALSTQIESQK; encoded by the coding sequence ATGAGTGGCCTGACAGCAGAAGAGTATCAACGTGTTACAGCCCTTCTCGGACGTGAGCCGAACGAGGTGGAGCGCGGGATGTTTTCCGCCCTTTGGTCGGAGCACTGCTCCTATAAGTCATCTAAAATTCATCTCAGGCGCCTCCCCACAACCGGACCGATGGTTCTTCAGGGGCCCGGTGAAAATGCCGGGATCATTGATGTGGGAGATGGGTGGTGCCTGGCCTTTAAGATCGAGTCTCACAATCACCCCAGTTTTATCGAGCCGTATCAGGGAGCGGCAACAGGGGTTGGCGGGATTCTCCGGGATATTTTCACCATGGGAGCGCGCCCGATCGCGCTATTGGATTCCCTTCGGTTCGGACCCCTGGACGACCCTCGGAATCGTTCCTTGCTTCGCGGAGTCGTGAAGGGGATTGGCGATTACGGTAACTGCGTGGGGATACCCACCGTCGGAGGAGAAGTCTTTTTCGCCGATTGCTACTCGACGAATCCTTTAGTGAATGTCATGGCGATCGGCCTGGGCCGAAAGGACCACATCTTCTTGGGCCGCGCAACGGGTCCCGGCAACACAGTCATCTACGTTGGGGCGAAGACGGGACGCGACGGGATTCACGGAGCCGTCATGGCGTCGGCCCAGTTCGACCGGGCACACGCGGCCAATCGTCCGGCCGTGCAGATCGGCGATCCGTTCATGGAAAAACTCCTGCTGGAGGCCTGCCTGGAAGCGATTCGCACCGGGGCTGTCGTCGGCATCCAGGATATGGGGGCTGCCGGTCTGACATGCGCCTGCGCCGAGATGGGAGCGCGCGCGGGAACCGGGATGGAGATATACCTGGACCGCGTTCCTCAACGGGATCCTGCCATGACCCCCTACGAAATCCTCCTCTCGGAATCCCAGGAGCGAATGCTTCTCGTTGTCCGGTCGGGTCGCGAACGCGAGGTCATCGAGACATTCGCTCGATGGGGCCTGGAGGCGTGCGAAATCGGGCGGGTGACCCCTGACGGACACCTGCGCGTGCTCCATCAGGGCCAGATCGTTGCTGATGTTCCCAACCGAGCCCTGGTTGAGGATGCGCCCGTCTACAGGCGCCCCATGCGGAGGCCATCGTCTATTCCGGAGCTCTCCGACATTCCTGAAAGCCCGTACTCCTTGGACGTGACTCTCCGCCGGCTTCTTGCTTCTCCCAACATAGCGTCGAAGGAGTGGATCTATTCGCAATACGACCACATGGTCCGCACGAATACTATCGTCCTGCCTGGAGCCGATGCTGCCGTCCTTCGAATCAAGGAGACGCGCAAAGGCATCGCTCTCACCCTTGACGGCAACGGTCGTTACTGCTGGCTCAATCCTCGCGAGGGTGCTCGGCTGGCCGTGGCTGAAGCTTGTCGAAATCTCGTTGTCACAGGGGCGCGCCCGATCGCCTGCACGAACTGCCTGAATTTTCCCTCCCCGGAACACCCGGAAGTTATGTGGCAGTTCAGCGAGGTTATTGACGGAATGGCCGAGGCCTGTCGCGCCTTTGAGACTCCCATCACGGGAGGAAATGTGAGCTTCTATAACGAAACGGAAGGCCGGGGGATTTATCCAACTCCGGTCATCGGGATGGTTGGGCTGATCGCCGACATCGCGCCCCCGTCAGCGAATAATCATGGCGGCCTGCCCCGGCACGTGGTCACCGCCGGTTTCAAGGCCGAAGGAGATGTCATCTACCTGCTTGGTGAGACGCGAGACCATCTAGGTGGAAGCGAATATCTTGCCTGGATTCACGGGATTGTTGCGGGACCTGTTCCCACTCTCGATCTGGAGCTCGAGCGTCGCGTCCAACAAGCGTGCTTGGAAATGATTCATGCCAACCTGTTGCACTCGGCCCACGACTGTTCCGACGGAGGATTGGCCATCGCTCTCGCCGAATCCTGTTTCTCCAGCCACAAACGACCTGCTATAGGAGCAGTGCTCTCGCTGACGACAGAAGGAGTGCGTTCTCCAACATCCCTTCTATTTAGCGAAACGCCATCTCGGATCGTCGTCACTGTCGCTCCAGGAGACACACGCGAGGTGGAGAAGATTGCAAACGCTTACGGGATTCCTTACCAGCGGATCGGTTATGTCGGCGGGACTCGCCTGCACATCCTGATTGATGGTCACGTCGCTATTGATGATCCGGTTCAGGAACTGGAGCTTATATGGCGCACGGCACTTTCTACTCAAATTGAATCTCAGAAATGA
- the efp gene encoding elongation factor P: MIQATQIRKGMIIVHEGDPCRVLDFRHVTPGNWRAMVQTKLRNLRTGVSFEHRFRSTDTVERAVLDEREFIYLYQEGEMYHFMDVETFEQISMDQEALGDAVLYLLPEMHIRVQYYQGAPIGIELPPTVDLKVVETEPGLKGATVSAVNKPARLETGLVVQVPPFVEVGDVVRINTSDGTYLERAK, encoded by the coding sequence ATGATTCAAGCGACGCAGATTCGCAAGGGAATGATTATCGTTCATGAGGGGGACCCATGTCGGGTTCTCGACTTTCGCCACGTGACGCCGGGGAACTGGCGGGCGATGGTTCAAACGAAACTTCGGAATTTGCGGACGGGGGTTTCCTTCGAACATCGGTTCCGCTCCACCGACACGGTCGAGCGCGCTGTGCTGGATGAGCGAGAGTTCATCTATCTCTATCAAGAGGGAGAGATGTACCACTTCATGGATGTGGAGACATTCGAGCAAATCTCGATGGATCAGGAAGCACTGGGGGACGCCGTTCTCTACCTGCTCCCCGAGATGCATATCCGGGTGCAGTATTACCAGGGTGCCCCGATAGGCATTGAGCTGCCGCCCACTGTCGATTTGAAGGTCGTGGAGACGGAACCGGGGTTGAAGGGCGCGACGGTCAGCGCCGTGAATAAACCAGCCCGGCTTGAGACGGGGCTTGTCGTACAGGTCCCTCCGTTTGTCGAGGTAGGTGATGTCGTTCGGATCAATACAAGTGATGGGACTTACCTGGAGCGCGCCAAATAG